The nucleotide sequence AGAAAGATGGAACTAAAGCTTGTGCCCCACATTGACTTTCATCATTAACCAGCATAGCATACGCAATGTCTATGTCTTAAGAGGTTTCATGGCCAGAATGTTCCTCCTGATGGTAGAATAATTGTCGTTCAAACACATAAGGAACTGATGAAGCTTCTGATCTTCTTTCAATTTTTGAACGCCTCTTTACATCCACACACACAATCAGGATATGTTATGGAATATTCTAGCTCATCCCACAACTTCTTAATTCTGGAAAAGTAGGAAGCAATATTCGAAGCTCCTTAGAGAAATAGATGATAGAGCCTTACGGATCTGATACACTTTGCTCCCATTGGGCTGTCCATATCGTTTCTCAATGTCCTTCCATAACTTTGCAGCTGACTTTGTATACATAGCACTTTCCCTAATTTCAGCTTCCAAACTATTCAGTATCCAAGCAATTACCATGTCGTTACATCGACACCAAGGCTCATAGAATGGAGATGCAACATTAGGTTTGGAAATAGTCCCATTGATTATGCCGAGCTTATTCTTACACGACAAACCGATCAGCATTCCCCTTCTCCAACTTCCATATCCCATACCATTTAATCGATCGGCAATGATGATAGTACCAGGGTTGTCAGTTGGATAGAGGTACAGTGGGTTTGAGGGCTCAACAGTAATCGAATTATTAGGTAAGGTAGAAGTAGAAGTATCAGATGAGGTTTCTAATTGAGCCATAGCAAATTTGAGAAACAAGGGTTTCAAattcaaattgaacaacaaaaatTGA is from Nicotiana tabacum cultivar K326 chromosome 18, ASM71507v2, whole genome shotgun sequence and encodes:
- the LOC107762569 gene encoding uncharacterized protein LOC107762569, whose product is MAQLETSSDTSTSTLPNNSITVEPSNPLYLYPTDNPGTIIIADRLNGMGYGSWRRGMLIGLSCKNKLGIINGTISKPNVASPFYEPWCRCNDMVIAWILNSLEAEIRESAMYTKSAAKLWKDIEKRYGQPNGSKVYQIRKALSSISLRSFEYCFLLFQN